AAACAACTTGTGTCAATACACACATCAAGCAGTTTACAGACAATTGGAGCAAGAACCTTTGCACAATATTCACAAATTTAGCGTTAATATTATCAAGCCCTGTGGCTAATATTATTATCAAGCCCTGTAGTTAATATTATTATCAAGCCTTGTGGCTAATATTATTATCAAGCCATGTGGCTAATATTATCAAGTCTTGTGGCTAATATTATCAAGCCCTGTGGCTAATATTATTATCAAGGCCTGTGGCTAATATTATTATCAAGCCCTGTGGCTAATATTATTATCAAGCCCTGTGGCTAATATTATTATCAAGCCCTATGGCTGATATTATTATCAAGCCCTGTGGCTAATATTATTATCAAGCCCTGTGGCTAATATTATTATCAAGCCCTGTGGCTAATATTATTATCAAGCCCTGTGGCTAATATTATTATCAAGCCCTGTGGCTAATATTATTATCAAGCCCTGTGgctaatattattataaaggcCTGTGGCTAATATTATCAAGGCCTGTGGCTAATATTATTATCAAGCCCTGTGGCTAATATTATTATCAAGCCATGTGGCTAATATTATTATCAAGCCCTGTGGCTAATATCATCAAGCCTTGTAGCTAATATTATGAAGTCATGTGGCTTTGCTGACATGCAAGagtttgataaaatgttttcaGTAAAAGGAATGTCAACTTTGGGTATATCAAAAACTTTACTTTCCAGTTTGCTTTTACGTGAATGCTTTAAGCTGTAAAGACAAATTCGGAGAATCATTATCGCCAATTTCTCttacataaataattaataatctGATGCACAGAATGTAAACGGTAAATGATAGTCATATTACACAGCAATTTTCATCTAAAACTATGTCATTGcatattacatgtttattttacaattattcaatagaaatataaaatgttgCACATATGATTATTTACAATGTTTTCATGCAAATATAAAATAAGATGTATCTATCGATATGATGATCTCTGGACCGAAGATATCCAATATCGTCCGAGGCAAGATACCGAGGTTGACATTAGTTATTTGAGTCCAATAAATCGTCATATCGATAGAAACAAAGTGATataataactgttttattacaaTTCAGTATCAGAACCAGAGCACAGAATGCTAATGATATGATCACAAGCCATCTAAACTACGTCTTATTCCATAATAATTTCCCCATCGTCATAAATACTGTAtctttgataaaacattgtattgCACTCATAACGGAATGTGTCTGAataatctgattggctgaattaatGCGACGTCACAGAACACTCGCACGAGCGTGTAATACGATGTTTGATGTTCAATAAAATAACACATGACCGAATGTAGACCAATCAGGATCTCATACACAactgaaaatgtaataattgaaattattgaataatGCAACGTTTTACATGCCATAGATCAGCGAAAAATTAAGCCAAGTTCAAATGATTTCCATGTAAAATATCAGCATCCTATCACAATTGTCAAGGATTAGGGATCAACTAGATTTTCCTAAACTAATACCATCTAATATGTCTTCATAAAGGACTATTAAATTTACTTGTTTGCTCGGGATTAATTAATGTTGCTGAATTGCAATGACCTCTACCtggtggtgtacatgtatgtattaaagTGACATGATCTCCGTGTCTACCAGAATCAAACCGGATTAGGTGTAGAAGCTGATATATAGGCCTGTTACCATATGTCCATTTCTCTGTTATAGCTAAACCTCGTCTGTACCGCCATATCTAGACTGGTTGATACGGATAAGATTAGCCATTCTTTGAGACTTGTATCGTAACTCGTGCCTAATCCTTTTGCTTAATTAATGCATTAAAATGTGATCAAAggtaatgataataataaattgtaaaaagatataaataaaatgaaatcaaataatGCCCTTTATAGATGATCTATTAACGACTATCATTAAATGTTAATGACTTTAAacaaagaggtatggcgcatattggcctgtttcgacctaacggtgaccgttttcaaaataaaagaaataaatattaaaaactgagtttttgaatacaaacctacatataaatatttttattggcgaaaaatgtgtttgttcatTACAATGGATAGTTCATAAAAtgaccgtaaagttgcatcattgggctatttgcaactttcgaggggGGTTTTCCtgtattcatatcattttttgacatagagcgcatcagaagaccaacttttacaatatctaattttattctatgtaccaaaagacaactaaaatcctattcttaaaaaatggtcctccgatgcgctagtatcgaaaaattgaaaaaacgtagttgataaaatattttaatttagcattaactagactgactataACTGACaacataaacttcacatttCCATTACTCCGTATAGctcatacataatgtatggtagAACCATCGCTTAGCGACCCAAAAGTTTTGAGTTCGAATCACCAAGAtgtatctttttcatattttgttatgtttcttaaTACCATTTCATTTTCTTGATCGTATTTGAAAGACATTTGCaacattaaatgcatatttaatataaaatatttagtacatatgtataaagataaaaacaacaggcatacatggatgggtagtgtaaaattcatatttaacatgtcaattttactttatttcatatggagTTGATTgactacatacaatgtaatccgttcacaacacacagtacaatggaccatgacgatctattttggtagtGTGGAAATCACTagggtcacgtgatattttacctgtatttttagcccagactatcgctATATgtggcctaggtcaggataagtggaaaacgaccatacctctttgTATTTAAGATATTTACATCTACCCAAATGGTAAAATACGTAACACGGTTATATCGAAATAAGGCGTATACCCACAAGAATATCATCCCAAAATTTAAATAGACcgaaataacaaaattaaatagaaaaataattaaaaattgaGAAATCATACATGATGACGGATGTGGCTGACATCACACCTGGGctcagttgttcaaaaggtgattagcttaatcacttgattagtgaaattttcatttctcttTTACTTCAAAATCGATGTGtgtatattccttaaaatagtCAGGTAGGAAGAGACAGACGAGCGTCatagtttcataaaatattgtcaaGTAATTAGTTTTACTAGAAATTACTTTATCAGGATTTTTTAGTtgatgttaaactgtgattagcctaataaCTTTGTGAACAACTGGGCCTAGGTGATTTCTTCACAAGTGCCGTGTGTGAACTAGACCATAAGATGGGAATAAGATAATGCGCCAGTGGTCAAACTGACCAGCTGTTAGGTATGGACTGACCAACATATATAGAGACGATTTTATGAGATAAACACCTTACATTGTAAACCCCTGAGTACAacgtaaaatatattttgtaggtAATTTTGATTTGGAACAATACACAGAACGCTATTGTTGTGGACTATGATATAATCGGATACGGAGCCTGGAATGGTCGTTATATTGATTTCTGGTTATACTGACTTCAGTGCTGATAACACACCTTTCACAGCAACGTTAAAGCACACACGTTGTCCCACAGTCTCACACAGTCTCGCACATACAGAGCATGGTGGAGGACACATTATCCATTCTTTTACCATAATCCATGATGGACAGCAACAGTATCTTGTTATGGAGGACTTGCCATGGCGGCGTTAGCGGCATCACCAGCCCGTCTCGATATCATACAGCACAACCTCGTGTGTTTGTCTGATGGAACCTGTTCCGTCCGGAGATTTTCACAGTCCGGTGGCGTTTATACAAGACAATGACCGATATCTAGTTGTTGAACAGAGTGGGATGGTGCATTCGTACTCCCTGTCGTGGCGGAATTATGAGGTTTTATTTTTGGATATGTCAAATATGGTTTCGTTTGATCCAAATACTCACGACGAAAGGGGACTTCTCAACCTTGTGTTGCATCCAGATTTTAGCGAAAATGGGAAGTTATACACATTTTCCGTTCGGACGTTTTCAGATGGACATGACTACGTCATTGTGTCCGAGCTACATGAAAAGAACGGATATGTGGACAcaaagaaagagaaaatattATTGACCGTACAACAGTCATCGCCATACCGGAACGGCGGGGCGGTGAGTTTGATGATTTTAGGGTCGATTTTCTAGCAATTTTTTTCCATGTACCGCTTAGCATGCAGTATGCGGTTATTGGAAAACATGGAGCGTTGGTCATGTCCGACTCAATTAACAGATATAAAGTCCAATTACTATTTAATACAATACAAAGAAGAACCTTGTTTTACTTTTGAATTCTACAATGAATTcttctgtttgtttttatttaaagtcctatttacagccagggtcatttaatcACGTGACTGGTTTCGGAGGCTGAGGAACACCggggtacccggagaaaaaccaccggcctatggcCAGTACCgggcaactgtcccacgtgggtttcgcactcacaacccagaggtgaagggcgAGTGATAgagtgtcaggacacctttaCAACTCAGCAACCGCGGCCCCAgacaatgaaaaataataataaaaagagtATGAAGAaacctgtattactgttgtatacTACAATGAAGACACCTGTATTGTATACTTCAATGAAGACACctgtattgtatactacaatgaagacacctgtattatatactacaatgaagacacctgtattgtatactacaatgaagacacatgtattgtatactacaatgaagacacctgtactatatactacaatgaagacacctgtattactattgtatactacaatgaagacacctgtattatatactacaatgaagacacctgtattgtatactacaatgaagacacctgtattatatactacaatgaagacacctgtattgtatactacaatgaAGACACATGTATTATAAACTACAATGAAGACACctgtattgtatactacaatgaagacacctgtattatatactacaatgaagacacctgtattgtatactacaatgaagacacatgtattactattgtatactacaatgaagacacctgtattactattgtatactacaatgaagacacctttattgtatactacaatgaagacacctgtattgtatactacaatgaagacacctgtattgtatactacaatgaagacacctgtattgtatactacaatgaAGACACCTGTTTTGTATACTACAATGAAGACACctgtattgtatactacaatgaagacacatgtattactattgtatactacaatgaagacacctgtactatatactacaatgaagacacctgtattactattgtatactacaatgaagacacctgtattgtatactacaatgaagacacctgtattgtatactacaatgaagacacctgtattgtatactacaatgaagacacatgtattgtatactacaatgaagacacatgtattgtatactacaatgaagacacctgtattgtatactacaatgaagacacctgtattgtatactacaatgaagacacctgtattgtatactacaatgaagacacctgtattgtatactacaatgaagacacctgtattactattgtatactacaatgaagacacatgtattgtatactacaatgaagacacctgtattactattgtatactacaatgaagacacatgtattgtatactacaatgaagacacctgtattgtatactacaatgaagacacctgtattatatactacaatgaagacacctgtactatatactacaatgaagacacctgtattgtatactacaatgaagacacctgtattgtatactacaatgaagacacctgtattactgttgtatactacaatgaagacacctgtattgtatactacaatgaagacacctgtattgtatactacaatgaagacacctgtattgtatactacaaCGAAGACACctgtattgtatactacaaCGAAGACACctgtattgtatactacaatgaagacacctgtattgtatactacaatgaagacacatgtattgtatactacaatgaagacacctgtactatatactacaatgaagacacctgtattgtatactacaatgaagacacctgtattactattgtatactacaatgaagacacctgtattgtatactacaatgaagacacctgtattgtatactacaatgaagacacctgtattgtatactacaatgaagacacctgtattactgttgtatactacaatgaagacacctgtattgtatactacaatgaagacacctgtattgtatactacaatgaagacacctgtattgtatactacaatgaagacacctgtattgtatactacaatgaagacacctgtattatatactacaaAGAAGACACctgtattgtatactacaatgaagacacctgtattatatactacaatgaagacacatgtattactattgtatactacaatgaAGATTCGACTTGCCGaagaatacaaaaatatatacacatgcatatatatacaatttgtacTTATATAATCAAAAACGattatgttacatcagtatttgGATAAAcagtctttttttcttttatttttttttgtagcCTTTCCAATAAATACAAATACTATTTTGTAATAAAGTAGTGATTTGGTACCGATTTCCAACCCACGGTCAAGATGTATAGGcatatattatatcaaatacaaaatataaaactaataaatcagataaataaataaataaataagtaagtaaatgaataaatagacaaataaataaatccgTTCCCCCatacaaacatttataattGTATTTTCTTGATGAATATAACTActcaacagtacaggtatggggTCGTCAATGAAAATACACATATCGACTTTTTTTCTTAATGATTCACTGAAAACACTTCTATTTGAATTGTGTCAAAGTTAATGTAATTAAGTATGTTTACTCAAAATTCCAGCTGCTGTTTGGTCAGGACGGGTATTTGTACATAGGCTTGGGTGATGGAGGAACACCTTCAGACTCTGGGAATGAACAGCTCGCAACGCAGGCCCAAGATAAGTAAGGGGTTTAGTAATCTTTATTCATATTTGttaatacaaaatgatattgttttaaaactttacaaatatacacttttttcggcatagccgtataatattcttttggtcccggatatgacgcgccaggtggcgttactggtcaagatgaagtacatgtatgtgattggtcaatgtagtggtaaatgcaaaatgcagatctgcagttaaaaacgaaacaaagttaagaatgcaagctgaataagtggacgtatcttttcaaatgacacattattaaaattatatttctgattcaaatgcagtcttattatcgccaaaaatgattcaatctGATCTaatttgttatccgtgctgaaacacattagttcgttgatttatttcaccagcagttttacattataatcaccAGCATCAGAACTatgctgtttatctttttttaaagatatttcttgtttacaatAACTTAATTAAACACTGCCATTAATTACAGGCAGTGTCTACTAGGCAAGCTACTACGAGTCGACGTTAATATCCCCGGTGCGAGCTACGCCGTCCCAAGCGATAATCCATTTACTAACAACACCATCGGTCGTCCAGAGATTTTTGCCTACGGATTCCGGAACCTCTTCAGATGTAACATTGATACATGTAagtgatgttatatttgtactGGCAGTATCAACGAGCAGTTTGTCTTCCACTTTCATTGATtcaatgtacattatgtactgcAGTTGATACAATCTGGGCATCTGTATACCTCATATGGTAGAGCCATTGTTTTTCAACCTGAAGGTTCGGAGTTGGAATCACCAAGATGtattatttgaattttgttgTTTCTGAATAACATTTAGTTTTTCTTGATCATGTTcgaaagatattttcaacattgaaagtatatttttaatttttatttggaCATACATGGAAAGCtagtgtaaaattcatatttaatatGTCAAATCTACTTAATTATGGGTTTTTCTTAATGGGTGTGGTCGATGGGTTTACATGATGGGTGTGGTCAACGGGTTTACATGATGGGTGTGGTCGATGGGTTTACATGATGGGTGTGGTCGATGGGTTTACATGATGGGTGTACATGATGGGTGTGGTCGATGGGTTTTCGCGATGGGTGTGGTCGATGGGTTAACATGATGGGTGTGGTCGATGGGTTTACATGATGGGTGTGGTCGATGGGATTACATGATGGGTGTGGTCGATGGGTTAACATGATGGTAGTGGTCTATGGGTTAACATGATGGGTGTGGTCGATGGGTTAACATGATGGGTGTGGTCGATGGGTTAACATGATGGGTGTGGTCGATGGGTTTACATGATGGGTGTGGTCGATGGGATTACATGATGGGTGTGGTCGATGGGTTAACATGATGGTAGTGGTCTATGGGTTAACATGATGGGTGTGGTCGATGGGTTAACATGATGGGTGTGGTCGATGGGTTTACATGATGGGTGTGGTCGATGGGATTACATGATGGGTGTGGTCGATGGGTTAACATGATGGGTGTGGTCGATGGGTTAACATGATGGGTGTGGTCGATGCAGACGACATTTGCCGTTCCGACACACAGCCTTATTTTCCCGGTACCTTTTAAGGTGTCTCAATAGAAATCCataatttgttcaaattttgattgtttatcaattttgagttagaattacgttTTTGTTAATTGGTCGGGTATTCTTGTGTTCCCGGgcttaaaatatatattctaaaataCAATGTGAAAAATAACTGTTCTGAGCTgtgttaaaacaaaacaaatatgcTAGATATTTCTTACTGTCATTTTGTCTTAATTTTGACTATTTACACTTCAGACGGTAACGATCTGTTCTGTGGCGACAATGGGAACCATCATCAAAACGAGATCGACATCATTAGGAAAGGAAGAAATTATGGCTGGAACGTCAAAGAAGGAAACTTTTGTTTGGCGCCGGGTCTGTGTGATCACATAGGTATTGATGTCTCTCAAACATAACTATTGTTTCTCTACTcgcaaattatttaaaaatgtaaCTCTAGCTCTCTGACAATccaatgttatttgttttataaaccACGTGTGTATCACGGGAGAGAAAAAGAAATAcaataaagagagaattcggccgggaccgacgaggtacttcgagttaagcggggtattcgagttatccgagttcgagttaacgaagttccaatgtaacatatttcaCCCCATTTTGGTTGAGACAGGAGGATATCAATCTCAACCCAAGGAGAAAGATTCTGAAGTTGCCAAGCATGAGTCTTGCCGAGGTTTTGGCAGGTTAAGTTTCTGACCCCGAGATCCCCCTGTCTCACTCCCAAGGGAGTTAATGGTTCTTTTTCTCTTACCTTGTTTATCCTCTTATATTGACGTTACAACAATGCAATATAATGCTTCACTGTTCACTgacatcaaatatattttatattttgttttgtaaataagTTCAGTCGTTATTTTGAAGCCTTCTATGTACATGGTATTGTTGTCTACATCAGTCGCTCCTCCAAGGAGTCGGCGCCATTTCTCTGCCTATTGGTAACGAATTCATCAAGGCTTGATGTAACACTACTTTTGAAGGGCGTTAACAAATGGTCATGTTTAAGAACACTGAATTGTTATAGGAGAAAACAAAGCATTACAAGAAGCTTTTGGCGGAATACTTCGAAGTACCGTTGTTATTTGCCTATAGTTCAATCATTGTGTGAAACACAATGGCGTTTTGAGAGCAAATTGTAGTGTTTATAACCTTATTTTGTTACAGCTGACGAGGAGAAACCTATATTTGCATACAACAACACGACTCCCTACAGTGCTGTGATTGGAGGCTACGTTTACCGGGGGAAGGCGTTTAAAACACACTGGTTCGGGGACTACATCTTTGGCGATTTCTCGGGGTATGTAATCACTGGACAGTATTTGGTTAATGATCATCACATGATTTGTTCCATTAGACATCCCCTGGTTTCATATCGAGTTGTGGTTCTTCATTATATCGCTCCCTTTGCGTTTGCTGAGTGGCAAGCTCTGTTGGTGGATTTTAGTCCTCGATGTTTATGAATGGTAAGTCCTTGATGATTTTTTAGTTACAGAGGTTTATGAGTGGCAAGCTCTGTTTGTGGATTTTTAGTCACAGAGGTTTATGAGTGGTAAGTTCTGCTGGTGGTTTTTTTAGTCTCCGAGGTGTATGAGTGTTAAGGTCTGCTGGTGGATTTTCGGTTCCCGAGGTTTATGTTTTGTAAACTCTGTCGGTGGATtttcagtccccgaggtttatgAGTGGTAAGCTCTGTTTGTCGGTCCTAGTTGTTTGACATTACTCTGTAAGCCACGTCTTATTTCTCATACACcggtttgattttttttgtttttgtttttttaaattaaatgtcATAAATATTTCGAATTAAAAATTGCACCAAATTGATTGACTTCAGGATGAAAATGTTCCTTCCCGAACATATTTAACTTAATGCCCAATACTATCTTCTTTTGAATCTCCACACTTTGACCCCTGCTATATTTGAACTATACAGGTCAAACTGCCGTATGATCAGATTATAACTGTTTTACCGGGATATGATGGATATGTAACTAAAGTCATAGCTATAGTCGACATTCTATTGTCTTATATCCGATCTTATAGTCGTCTCGTCCGTTCCTATTCCTTAATTCATTTGTAAGCATTACATGaagatataaaatgtttttatttacatatcgTATACACAGTTTAATATTTGTTAGCGGGGACAACAAAACAGCCGTTCTTTATTTTGGAGTTTGTAAGTAAACGATAATTTTAACACAATGGAATCAATAAAACCAATGGTACTTTGAGGATCTAAAAAAATTCACTATCAGTTATCCCTAAGGGTGTCGATTTCCAACACTATATTTTTCAGAGGTCTGTTGCGTTTGATTAGACTCAATGACAGATGGCTATCGCAGAACATCCAGTTGTGTCCGGCTACATCATGTCCATGTGATGCACGCGCCAAGTACGGCCAATATCTGCATTCTTTCGGACAAGACAACAATGGTAAAACAGAGAAACATAGAACGCGAACCGGTTATAATACACGATACCGATACGGTAACAGGGCGACATACAAATCTCTTACGCCAGTCTCTTAAATACATGTGATACAGACATGTGAGAAGAGAAATGCGTGGTGCTGGTAGATACAAATATCAGCATCGATCAAATTTTAAGATAAGCCGTGTTGTCAGCCCTGTCTCGTTTAGTCAGTCAAAGAAAGAGCCAGAAAGAGTAAAACGACTAATATGGCTTTTACACGTCTAATTATAGCCTGTTtaatatgtgtaatgtaaaCGACTTTACCGAATGTCGACTAGGGAGAATGTAAATCACCGCCAGAGGATAAGTCTATGGATGTAACACCTCTGTGTGATGTAGTTAGACTAAGGATGTTCCACCTTTGTGTGATTTAGTTATACTTAGAATGTATCACCTCTCTGCGTGTAGATAGACTAACAACTAGATCATATTAATTCTTTGTGATGTACAAATACCTATTTATCCAATTTAtaccaaatttgatgaaaaaagCATAACATTCAATTTACAGGTGAattgtacatcattacatcTGGGTTCAAAGAAGGTATACAGTCATCTACTCTCCTAAAATTAGTGCCACCTAGGTAGGTGATTGTTTAATTACTATATTGTTCAGCTAATATTGGTATTATACtaaatgtcaatgttacatttgCAATCtgtgaattttatttaattatttgaacatatatttttaaagaatGAAAAACATTCTTTCGTTCACCTTTTTATCCATTTCTCTTCTTCTCAAAATGATTTCTTGCTGTTAATTTCCTGCTAACTTAATAGCATTCATTAATTGCAGATATCAAAATGCAATGGCACTCTCCTTTAATTGGGGGATTAAGTGAAATATGTAATTGCATGATCAGAATTATTTCCCTTATATTTGGGGCGACCAGTATATTTTTTTGCATTATATATGCTATAAATCCCTTGATTGTTGCTAGTGTTTTATTAACATAGAACGTCTATTTCGCCAGCGACttatttatactgtaaacatagAACGTCTATTTCGCCAGCGACTTATTTATACTATAAACATAGAACGTGTATGTCACCAGCGCCTTATTTAAACTATGAACATAGTACGTCTATGTCGCCAGCGCCTTATTTAAACTACTAACATAGTACGTCTATGTCACCAGCGCCTTATTTAAACTATGAACATAGTACGTCTATGTCGCCAGCGCCTTATTTAAACTAGTAACATAGTACGTCTATGTCACCAGCGCCTTATTTAAACTATAAACATAGTACGTCTATGTCACCAGCGCCTTATTTAAACTATAAACATAGAACGTGTATGTCACCAGCGCCTTATTTGAACTACTAACATAGTACGTCTATGTCGCCAGCGCCTTATTTAAACTACTAACATAGTACGTCTATGTCACCAGCGCCTTATTTAAACTATAAACATAGTACGTCTATGTCGCCAGCGCCTTATTTAAACTAGTAACATAGTACGTCTATGTCACCAGCGCcttatttaaacaataaacatagtACGTCTATGTCACCAGCGCCTTATTTAAACTAGTAACATACTACGTCTATGTCGCCAGCGCCTTATTTAAACTACTAACATAGTACGTCTATGTCACCAGCGCCTTATTTAAACTATAAACATAGTACGTCTATGTCGCCAGCGCCTTATTTAAACTAGTAACATAGTACGTCTATGTCACCAGCGCCTTATTTAAACTATAAACATAGAACGTGTATGTCACCAGCGCCTTATTTGAACTACTAACATAGTACGTCTATGTCGCCAGCGCCTTATTTAAACTACTAACATAGTACGTCTATGTCACCAGCGCCTTATTTAAACTATAAACATAGTACGTCTATGTCACCAGCGTCTTATTTAAACTAGTAACATAGTACGTCTATGTCACCAGCGCCTTATTTAAACTATAAACATAATACGTATATGTCACCAGCGCCTTATTTAAACTATAAACATGGACGTGTATGTCACC
This DNA window, taken from Pecten maximus chromosome 3, xPecMax1.1, whole genome shotgun sequence, encodes the following:
- the LOC117323269 gene encoding HHIP-like protein 2, whose amino-acid sequence is MEPVPSGDFHSPVAFIQDNDRYLVVEQSGMVHSYSLSWRNYEVLFLDMSNMVSFDPNTHDERGLLNLVLHPDFSENGKLYTFSVRTFSDGHDYVIVSELHEKNGYVDTKKEKILLTVQQSSPYRNGGALLFGQDGYLYIGLGDGGTPSDSGNEQLATQAQDKQCLLGKLLRVDVNIPGASYAVPSDNPFTNNTIGRPEIFAYGFRNLFRCNIDTYGNDLFCGDNGNHHQNEIDIIRKGRNYGWNVKEGNFCLAPGLCDHIADEEKPIFAYNNTTPYSAVIGGYVYRGKAFKTHWFGDYIFGDFSGGLLRLIRLNDRWLSQNIQLCPATSCPCDARAKYGQYLHSFGQDNNGELYIITSGFKEGIQSSTLLKLVPPSPSHISCLGSNIDVSVTLTLYMCLCGLLLTTAWSDTYLVMTTFDAYNRV